TTTTGTGTTTTACCCACCGAGGTAGTCACTCACAGGCATAAGGCAACCAGACTAGCTCCCCCAACAGAATCAACTCACCTGAGCTTGCGATCCCGGGAATAAGATTGGCTGCCTTCTTGTTGAGGCGTCAACGACACTCACTGTTTACTTCTATTTCGCCGTCTGAAGAGGAAGTCGGACATATGTTTGACAACTGTTGATGAACGTTCGCGTCTCTCCTGAAACAAGGCCCCTCTACGAGAGCGAGATTTCTATCAACTTGATTAGGACCTCGTTGTAGACCTACTACTCCACCGCCTCCCCAACCCGAACCCATGCCATCACCGCCACACCCACCAACGCCACCAACGGAATCACCAACAACTGCATCGCCAACGCGATACCCGAATCGGAGATGACGAACCCAAGCGCGGCGGGAACCCCTGCAATCCCCACTGCAGACACCACCAACGCGAAACTGTTGATTGGGGCACTGTGCTCGGGAGCGGCCTCGGTCGAGTAGGCTAACAGCGTCGGATACTGCCCCGACAGCGAGAACCCAATCCCAAAGAGTCCCACGAGCACACCGAGTCCGGACGCGACGAAGAACGTGTAGATGACCGACAGCAGGCAAACCACGGCGAGGCCGAGCATCAACTGAACCGACCCAACTCGCGTGGAGAGTTTCCCGGCGACGAACCGCCCGGGGATGTAGGCCACCAACAACACACTCAACGAGGGCGTCACCAGCGCGGCTGGCACACGCCCCGCAGCAAACGTCGTCAACCACGTGAACAACGCACCCTCGACGCCGGTCGACAGGAAGATTCCTGCGGCCATGACGAGCACTTCTGGACGCCGACCAACACGTCGAATCTCAGAAACCGTGAGGACGTCGTCGCCGTCGCCGTCGAGACGAGGTGCGGGAAGCCACCACACGAGGAGTGCGAGCGGGAGGAACGCCACTCCGAGCGTGTAGTAAGCGAGTCGCCAGTCGCCGACCCAGAGCGCCGCCGTAACCACGAGCGGGCCAATCGTCGCTCCAACGGCCCACATCGCGTCGTAGTAACTGAACCACTTGCCACGGTCACTCGGATGTAAGTGACTCAACAGCGGGCGGTCGGTCCCTCGACCGATCCCACCGAACGACCCGCGTGCGAGGAGTGCGACGAGAAAGAAGGCGAACGAGGGGGTAAAGCCAATCAGGAAGACACTGACACCGGTCCCGACAATCCCCACGAGGAAGACCCGGCGAGTGTTCACCCGGCCGGCGATTGCGCCGACGAGTGCGACGAGAACGAGAAAGCCAATCGTCCCTGCGGGCGCGACGAGACCGAGTTGCCAGTCGGGTGTCCCGAACGTCTCTCGAAGCACAGGCACGACCGACCCCCGCATCTGGAGGCTCGCCCCCTCGAGCGCGACGTACGCGAAGATGACGAGGGTCCACCAGCGTCGCGTGTCGGACGCGGGGGCGGCAGTCGTGTCGTGGGCGTGTTCCATTGGTGGTGTGCTTTACCGCCCGACTGAAAGAGGTTCTCGAATCGGCATTCGCTCGTCGGACTCCAACAGTCACGAGCGACAAGGGATTCGTCGGTGAGAAATCCGCTGAGCAGTGGGTGTCGTGGGAAGCGTTCGACATGCTCCGACAGCGTGAAACAAGTCCAGAAGCGCACACACCCAAGATAGACTAGTCTAGTGTGATTCCAGAGTGATGGTTCGTACCCACAGCGAGTTAATCTGCGCTCGAGTGGATACGGACAGTCGTGGTG
The genomic region above belongs to Haloferax marinisediminis and contains:
- a CDS encoding MFS transporter, which gives rise to MEHAHDTTAAPASDTRRWWTLVIFAYVALEGASLQMRGSVVPVLRETFGTPDWQLGLVAPAGTIGFLVLVALVGAIAGRVNTRRVFLVGIVGTGVSVFLIGFTPSFAFFLVALLARGSFGGIGRGTDRPLLSHLHPSDRGKWFSYYDAMWAVGATIGPLVVTAALWVGDWRLAYYTLGVAFLPLALLVWWLPAPRLDGDGDDVLTVSEIRRVGRRPEVLVMAAGIFLSTGVEGALFTWLTTFAAGRVPAALVTPSLSVLLVAYIPGRFVAGKLSTRVGSVQLMLGLAVVCLLSVIYTFFVASGLGVLVGLFGIGFSLSGQYPTLLAYSTEAAPEHSAPINSFALVVSAVGIAGVPAALGFVISDSGIALAMQLLVIPLVALVGVAVMAWVRVGEAVE